The segment GCGAGGACGACCCTATGATTTACGAAGTGCCTGAGATAGACAACACACGGCGTGAATTGGTGCCACCGCGTCCTAAACCCAAAGTGCGCCATGATGGGCGCCGGCGTATACGAGATGATGGTCTGATGCGAGTGTATGTCCTACAGCTGCTGACGCGCTCCGCACTGGAGACGGGCTTTCTGGCGGGACAGTACTTGTTGTATGGCTTTCGCGTGGAGCCGATCTTCGTGTGCTCGGATAAACCCTGCCCGCACAATGTAGACTGCTTCATCTCACGCCCTACCGAAAAAACCATCTTCCTTCGAATCATGTATGGTGTCAGCTGCCTATGCCTGCTGCTAAACTTTTGGGAAATGATTCACCTCGGAGTGGGAACTATTCGTGATGCACTACGCAAACGAAACGAATCTGCCACCGATGACGAGTACCAGCTCGGCTTGCTTGCGGCAGGAGGCGTGTCTGTTGGAGTAGGCGGGCCTTCGCTCAGCGAGGGGGAACCAGGAGGTGGAGTTGGGGGCGGGGTACGAGAAGCAGACTATGTTGGTTATCCCTTCTCCTGGAACACCCCTTCTGCACCACCAGGTTACAACATCGTGGTGAAGCCCGAGACGATGCCGTACACCGACCTGAGCAACGCCAAGATGGCGTGCAAGCAGAACCGTGCCAACATTGCCCAGGAGGAGCAGCAGCAGTACGGCTCCAATGAGGACAACTTCCCGTCTGCCGGTGAGGCGAGACCGCCTCCCATAAACAAAGATGTGATACAGTTAGAGGCAGCGATTCAAGCCTATACCTTGCAGCACCATGCTAGCAATAATCACGATGAGATGAACGAAACCAATGACATTGATGAGAAGCCTCAGAGCAACATTACCACAGCACCACAGAAGGACCGAAAGCAACGGTCCAAGCACGGAAAATCTGGGAGCGCcgggagcagcagcagcagcagcaaatcGGGAGAAGGCAAACCATCTGTCTGGATCTGACATTTGCACACACACCTGAACATTACACTCAAGTGGTGCACACTATCCAAATCTGCAAGTTTTTTTAGACACAGAATATCGCGTGTATCCCACCGATTACAAAGACTGGGAAAATATGCTGTATATCTCTTTGAAGTGCTTTCAGTGCCTTAAAGTATGATGGTGTTTTAGtgccaggttaaaaaaaaaaaaatctaaaattatgagaaagtcaaaatatttcaagaaaaaaattgaaattgcgagaataaagttgaaatatttcaggaataaaggcgaatattttcaaaaataaagttgaaattctgaaaataaagtcgaaatgttttgagaataaagttggagtgtttcgaaaataaaatttaaattacgaaaataaagttgaaagttttcgacaataaagtctaaatgtatcaacaataattaaaaatattttttgagaataaagttgaaattacgaaaataaagtcgaaagttttcgacaataaagtctaaatgtttcgagaataaatcaaaatgtttcgagaataaagttgaaattacggaaataaagtcgaaatgtttcaagaataatatatagaaataataaataaaattggaaataatatttaacgtcttccattcattatttgtagcgtgCCAGCCACCCAGTATCCGCAATAatgttgtgctttgttgcttttatatatataacagattttcaaattttgtcagttttattacaaaatacaaattattaatgtgtttttcctttttatttcaagtttatagcacgtaggaacatcagaaggaatgaaaaaacagtatagcctaatttaattaaacaaatttcTCATTTTAATCGGAAAGATGAATGATTCACATGCAAATACagccacattaaagagtgtaaaaacacattattgtaataaaCACATTGTTtatatttcgctataaaactgacagaatttgaaagctgagactttggtatatctcccggtgctcccaatccaggccatttgcatgcgcaataGACTAGAATATACTTGCAAAATATtaaactttaatctcataattgctacgaattaattctcgtaattttgactttattctcaaaacattttggctttattctcgaaacactttgactttattcttgtaattttttactttatttttggaacatttcaacttcattctcgaaatattacgactttaatctcatagtgGTTTTCTTTTtgtaacatggcactaaaatgctgtcatATTAAAGAAACTCCAAGAAtgagacagatttttttttcttactgttTCTTGATCTTCCTAAAATAATCTTGGTCACTCAAGATTATTTCAAACTCTGAGAACATTCCCTCATAATCCAGAAAAACCCATCAAAAAGTTTGGAACTATTCGGTGAGTTGAGAAAGTCTTCCTATCGGATTCTTTCGGGAGAGCGATGACACTACAATCCGATTCCAAACCAGCTGTCTTCCTTTTTTCCAGTGTTAAACAATAACTTTTGCATCACAATGCCAAGCTATAACAATGCAATGATACGCCAATGCTGTGGTGGTACACTGTGGTCTTCAAGACCCAACAAACAGTCCTGTGAAATAAGCTGTAAATCTACATTGACAAACAAACAGTGCAGATGTTTTCATATCTATGGGTGTTTGAGGAAGCAGTGCCATGTCTTCCAGTTCTAGAGATTCTCTAAGTTTTGAGATCTCTGTAGCATTTCTAGTCACCAAGACTTGGGATATTCAGTTGATGGATCCACATCCTACTATGTTCTTGTACTATCCCCTACTGGTGAAGAAAGCAGTTGCAGTCTAGACTTATCAGCCATAGAAATATATACAGGGTCCCAAGGTCTTGGAAATAACATGGAATTTTAAGTGTGATTTCCAAACCTGAACAAGTTTTGAAAAATTAAAAAGGAAAGTACATTAAAATGAAATTCAATTAAGTGCTTTACAGTTTCTTccgatttttaaaaaaacaaaaaatcatggAAATCCATTGCTCATAAAGTGTGGAAATCCTATACTTTTATGTGCATATGAAATTAatcatgaccctggaccacaaaaccagtcttaagtagcatgggtatatttgtagaaatagccaaaaatacattgtatgggtcaaaattatagatttttcttttatgccaaaaatcatcaggatgtTAAAAGatgataaagatcatgttccattaagatattttgtttattttctatCATAAAtaagtcaaaacttaatttttgatgagtaatatgcattgctaagaacttcatttggacaactttaaaggtgattttctcaatattttgcaccctcagattccagatattcaaatagttgtatctcggccaaaccatacatcaatggataaatctaaaaagaaatttaaaaaaaattgacccttatgactggttttgtgggacTAATCCAAGTAGCAGGTCTAACTTGGTTCAAATAGAGGCTGAAAGTTTAATAGTGACACTCGTCAGATCATGCAATGTAGATATCTAAGGTTCACACACACTGTCTCATATACAATGTGAGGAGTCTTCCATTTTCTCTTACTGCCACATTCCAGCTTGTGAGACTTTTGCCTTTATGTAGGATGTTTCAATTTGTGACAATTGCCATGGGAGACCAAATACTGTTTGTCACAAAGACATCGAGCTACTATGCAGTCATGCGGACTGAGGAAAACACGCCATAGAACACCATTGTGTGTGCCTGCGTGTGTGCGCTTGCGTGTAGCGGAGGACAAGGCGGCGGGGAGTGATTGCATGAGTGCATGTGACTAATAGTTGAttcatgaatttaaaaaaaaagagaaaaaacccTTTACATATCAGCATTTCAGCAGTATTTATTGATGCTGAAGATTGTGGCATTAGATTTGTGGTTTCTAAGCGAGACTTGACTTGTTTGTATTTTTAAACAtcgatttgtttttttttatacattacaAAATAGgttacaaaataggttttgtaggatttttttatgattttgttGCCTTATGGCAAAACAAAGTATGTGTTGTAATCAACCAGTGCAAATACGTGTCCCAGTGTGCTCAGTGACTCCTTTTTTCATAGTCATGATTGAATATGGTTTTGCATGGGAGGGAAAATAGGAATGTTTTTAGGGGGTTTTCCTAATGGAAAACTCTAAACAAAAAGGATTCTCCGGTGCAACTCCTCTGACCTTTTTTTGTGTGGA is part of the Garra rufa chromosome 1, GarRuf1.0, whole genome shotgun sequence genome and harbors:
- the gjc1 gene encoding gap junction gamma-1 protein — translated: MSWSFLTRLLEEIQHHSTSVGKLWLTALVVFRIVLTAVGGESIYYDEQSKFVCNSGQPGCENVCYDAFAPLSHVRFWVFQIILSAMPSLLYMGYAANRISHNENLRGGAGAGAPAANDSAGGGYTQRRPRKMYFGARQHRPGHEDGEEEREDDPMIYEVPEIDNTRRELVPPRPKPKVRHDGRRRIRDDGLMRVYVLQLLTRSALETGFLAGQYLLYGFRVEPIFVCSDKPCPHNVDCFISRPTEKTIFLRIMYGVSCLCLLLNFWEMIHLGVGTIRDALRKRNESATDDEYQLGLLAAGGVSVGVGGPSLSEGEPGGGVGGGVREADYVGYPFSWNTPSAPPGYNIVVKPETMPYTDLSNAKMACKQNRANIAQEEQQQYGSNEDNFPSAGEARPPPINKDVIQLEAAIQAYTLQHHASNNHDEMNETNDIDEKPQSNITTAPQKDRKQRSKHGKSGSAGSSSSSSKSGEGKPSVWI